A stretch of the Duncaniella dubosii genome encodes the following:
- the mobB gene encoding conjugal transfer protein MobB gives MVAKINRGVSLYGALAYNWQKVDDRTARIISGNGMITDSANCPDMNMQNAIYGFRKYLLANKNTDKPILHISLNPSLDDNLSEKQLAMLADEYMRKMGYGSQPYIVFLHEDIERRHIHIVSTCVNERGEKIDDSYEWNRSMRACRELERKFGLQQVADKRRELLEPYLKKADYRDGDVKRQIGNIFKSVFSSYRFQSFGEYSALLSCFNIEAKQVKGEHEGTPYNGIVYAITDDSGRPVSVPVKSSLIGKRFGYEGIQKRIGYNARDYKAKKWQSKIANDVTFAKHGCRGDRDTFVSILALRGIDVVFRENDDGRIYGATFIDHRNKEVYNGSRLGKEFSANAFENLFNSNTDIPGLDGLNDGLRIGTHSNAVTDMGEAIQQAFGILSLDTNDPDPQEEALANRLLRKKKKKRRYRGLQ, from the coding sequence ATGGTGGCGAAAATCAACCGGGGCGTTTCGCTCTACGGGGCACTCGCCTATAACTGGCAGAAGGTGGATGACAGGACCGCGCGTATAATATCGGGGAATGGAATGATTACTGATTCGGCCAACTGCCCCGATATGAATATGCAGAATGCCATCTACGGCTTCCGGAAATACCTTTTGGCAAACAAGAACACGGACAAGCCTATACTGCATATATCTCTCAATCCGTCGCTTGATGACAATCTCTCGGAAAAGCAGCTGGCAATGCTTGCCGACGAGTATATGCGCAAGATGGGCTATGGTTCCCAGCCATACATAGTGTTCCTTCACGAAGACATAGAGCGCCGCCACATACATATAGTGTCAACCTGCGTGAACGAGCGCGGAGAGAAGATCGACGACTCATACGAGTGGAACCGCTCCATGCGCGCCTGCCGCGAGCTGGAACGGAAATTCGGTTTGCAGCAGGTGGCTGACAAACGCCGCGAGCTGTTGGAACCATATCTGAAAAAGGCCGATTACCGCGACGGTGATGTGAAGCGTCAGATCGGCAACATATTCAAGAGCGTGTTTTCATCATACCGATTCCAGTCGTTCGGAGAATACAGCGCGTTGCTGTCATGCTTCAACATAGAGGCGAAACAGGTGAAAGGCGAACATGAGGGGACACCCTACAATGGTATCGTCTATGCGATTACCGATGATTCGGGTCGTCCGGTCAGCGTACCTGTCAAGTCATCGCTTATTGGCAAGAGGTTCGGGTATGAGGGGATACAGAAACGTATCGGCTACAACGCGCGTGACTACAAGGCGAAGAAATGGCAATCGAAGATTGCGAATGATGTCACCTTTGCCAAGCACGGTTGCCGTGGCGACCGTGACACTTTCGTGTCTATACTGGCCTTGCGCGGCATAGATGTGGTGTTCCGTGAGAACGATGACGGGCGCATATACGGTGCCACTTTCATTGACCACCGCAATAAAGAGGTGTATAACGGCTCCCGGCTCGGCAAGGAGTTTTCGGCAAACGCTTTCGAGAATCTTTTCAATTCCAATACAGATATTCCGGGGCTTGACGGACTTAACGATGGCCTGCGTATTGGCACACATTCCAATGCTGTCACCGACATGGGCGAAGCGATACAGCAGGCTTTCGGAATACTGTCTCTCGACACCAATGACCCCGATCCGCAGGAGGAGGCTCTGGCGAACCGTCTGCTCCGAAAGAAAAAGAAAAAACGCCGTTATCGCGGCCTGCAATGA
- the mobA gene encoding conjugal transfer protein MobA → MKKENPQRRKVGRKPKAKPEKYRYVVRMDEDENRQFKLMFQKSEAVHHSKFIKSVLLNRTIKIIKIDPATTDFYIRLTNFYHQFQAIGNNYNQVVKAVKTNFGDKRAFVLLRKLEKETVELVIVSRQIVALINEYKEKYLDTHLPD, encoded by the coding sequence ATGAAAAAAGAGAACCCACAACGAAGAAAAGTCGGGCGAAAACCTAAGGCCAAACCCGAAAAATACCGTTATGTTGTCCGTATGGACGAGGATGAGAACCGTCAGTTCAAACTGATGTTTCAGAAATCAGAGGCGGTGCATCACTCCAAATTCATCAAATCCGTGTTGCTGAATCGGACTATTAAAATAATCAAGATAGATCCTGCGACGACGGATTTCTACATCCGGCTAACCAATTTTTATCACCAGTTCCAGGCGATTGGCAACAACTACAACCAAGTGGTAAAAGCCGTAAAGACCAATTTCGGGGACAAGAGGGCCTTCGTGCTGCTCCGCAAATTGGAGAAGGAGACCGTCGAACTTGTGATAGTGAGCCGCCAGATAGTGGCTCTCATCAACGAGTACAAGGAGAAGTATCTTGACACCCATCTCCCGGACTGA
- the tnpB gene encoding IS66 family insertion sequence element accessory protein TnpB (TnpB, as the term is used for proteins encoded by IS66 family insertion elements, is considered an accessory protein, since TnpC, encoded by a neighboring gene, is a DDE family transposase.): MWSLEADMRLWVCRQPVSMRYGIRGLAQMVWSWKGHSPASGDVYVFFSKDRKTMKALKWDGDGFLMYTKRLSRGRFREVLKKGDDGVRRLQWDDFYMLMRGLTPVKVMVENRFRMAVK; the protein is encoded by the coding sequence ATGTGGAGTCTTGAGGCGGATATGCGGCTCTGGGTATGCCGGCAGCCGGTATCGATGCGCTACGGCATCCGGGGTCTGGCCCAGATGGTGTGGTCGTGGAAGGGGCATTCTCCGGCATCGGGCGATGTGTATGTGTTTTTCTCAAAGGACCGCAAGACCATGAAGGCGTTGAAATGGGATGGCGACGGATTTTTGATGTACACAAAAAGACTGTCGCGAGGCCGTTTCCGGGAGGTGCTCAAAAAGGGCGATGACGGCGTGCGCAGGCTCCAATGGGACGATTTCTATATGCTGATGAGGGGCCTCACGCCTGTGAAGGTGATGGTCGAAAATCGCTTCAGAATGGCCGTAAAATAA
- the tnpC gene encoding IS66 family transposase — MKKNELIEFLQRQIEFLQGRLDEALASVSSLTLSNEKLQSTNEKLVATVDELRKQMASMEEAMKGKSAELSKEKAARQAVQRLQGSPSERQKKPVTTPATSETRQQKPEKKRTNNGAKRKTHPECEVETIIVEPDSPDFNPEAATFIGECDVVRYVMEPMRFKKIIYKVRKYVQDEKIYKGSAPATPLLNSQYTSSFIAGLAELRYLHCMPLENAVEYFRAHGFDLDKGTAQKLVSKVRVHLENLYKALGQAIVADNYICGDETYQKVRLQVATPSGRKIKKGYIWVFVGMTTGLVYFFYDDGSRSAEVFEQHIKGFNGAFQCDYYSGYRHIGIGGMSGIKRLPCLQHIKRKFLDLKDNPKAQEIAKLFGLLYHFEHQHRIGKDGWTAGKHLEWRQRYSKVMLEKIRMRLTAVKDRIGVPPDDPLLAATEHALKQWDEIPRIFASPTYRLDNNEVERINRYISLTRRRLTIGSHSGAEAAALYHSLAITCHRCGVNVFDYFCDIIDRCAAWPPNTPIEKYRDLLPDRWKLSQK; from the coding sequence ATGAAAAAGAACGAGTTGATAGAGTTTCTGCAACGTCAGATCGAGTTCCTTCAAGGGCGGCTCGACGAGGCGTTGGCCTCTGTCAGCTCGCTTACTTTATCCAATGAAAAGCTGCAGTCGACCAACGAGAAGCTTGTGGCGACTGTAGATGAACTGCGCAAGCAAATGGCCTCAATGGAGGAGGCTATGAAAGGCAAAAGTGCGGAACTGAGCAAAGAGAAAGCCGCGCGTCAGGCAGTGCAGCGTCTGCAGGGCTCGCCGTCGGAGCGTCAGAAGAAACCGGTGACGACTCCTGCCACATCCGAAACTCGACAGCAGAAGCCAGAGAAGAAACGTACCAACAACGGCGCCAAAAGGAAGACGCATCCGGAGTGTGAGGTGGAGACCATTATAGTGGAGCCTGACAGTCCGGACTTCAATCCCGAGGCGGCGACGTTTATCGGCGAGTGCGATGTCGTGCGCTACGTCATGGAGCCGATGCGCTTCAAAAAAATTATCTACAAGGTCAGAAAATACGTGCAGGACGAGAAAATATACAAAGGTTCCGCACCCGCCACACCGCTGCTTAACTCGCAGTATACATCTTCCTTCATAGCCGGACTCGCCGAGCTACGCTATCTCCACTGCATGCCACTTGAAAATGCTGTCGAATACTTCCGTGCCCACGGCTTCGACCTTGACAAAGGCACCGCACAGAAGCTCGTAAGTAAGGTAAGGGTACATCTGGAAAATCTATACAAGGCGCTGGGTCAGGCAATAGTCGCGGACAATTATATCTGCGGTGACGAGACCTATCAGAAAGTGCGGCTGCAGGTGGCAACTCCTTCGGGAAGAAAGATCAAGAAAGGCTACATATGGGTGTTCGTCGGCATGACAACCGGGCTTGTGTACTTCTTCTATGACGACGGCTCCCGCTCGGCCGAAGTCTTCGAGCAACACATAAAAGGCTTCAACGGAGCCTTCCAGTGCGACTATTACTCGGGATACCGGCATATCGGAATCGGTGGGATGAGCGGGATAAAACGCTTGCCATGCCTGCAGCACATCAAGCGAAAGTTTCTCGATCTGAAAGACAATCCAAAGGCGCAGGAAATAGCAAAGCTCTTCGGACTCCTTTACCACTTCGAGCATCAGCACCGCATAGGCAAAGACGGATGGACGGCGGGAAAGCACCTTGAGTGGAGACAACGATACTCCAAGGTGATGCTCGAGAAAATCCGCATGAGACTGACAGCAGTCAAAGACCGCATCGGCGTGCCACCCGACGACCCGCTGCTCGCCGCCACCGAACATGCACTCAAACAATGGGACGAGATACCACGCATCTTTGCCTCACCCACCTACAGACTCGACAACAACGAAGTCGAGCGAATCAACCGCTACATATCCCTGACCCGTCGCCGACTTACAATCGGCTCCCACTCCGGAGCCGAAGCCGCCGCCCTGTACCACTCTCTTGCGATCACCTGCCACCGCTGCGGAGTCAACGTCTTCGACTACTTCTGCGACATAATCGACCGATGTGCCGCATGGCCGCCAAACACCCCGATCGAAAAATACCGCGACCTGCTTCCCGACCGCTGGAAACTCTCACAAAAATAG
- a CDS encoding Arm DNA-binding domain-containing protein — protein MSKSTLKIRFFLRRNHVYADGTCCIMTRITINGENTNFSSKLNVNPKLWDTKQGKVSGKSKVATELNGLMSDMESSIRQMYFDSTTVRDSRYSLKK, from the coding sequence ATGAGTAAAAGCACCCTCAAAATCCGTTTCTTCCTGCGAAGAAACCATGTCTATGCAGACGGAACGTGCTGCATCATGACAAGAATCACCATCAACGGAGAGAACACTAATTTCAGTTCTAAACTGAATGTCAATCCCAAACTGTGGGACACCAAGCAAGGCAAGGTCAGCGGCAAATCAAAAGTTGCCACTGAATTGAATGGACTTATGTCTGATATGGAGTCATCAATTCGTCAGATGTACTTCGATAGTACAACCGTCCGCGACAGCAGGTATAGCTTAAAAAAATAG
- a CDS encoding AI-2E family transporter, whose translation MSTSRPITFDRVMRFLFAALVIAGIIWLVDILRNVLLPFFLACLISYILQPIVEFCMTRLHIRWRIVAIFLTLIAVGGIIFGLAYMFVPSIVKEIHQMGTLINDYAKRGDPIPLLPKNIHDYLVSRFDDATMQSLLENQHFETLITKGTSFISASISFLLHTLEWFLTFIYVIFILLDYRQLMKGFALIIPPKYRPVANKVGNDIKNSMNRYFRGQAVLALCAAVFYCIGFSIVGIPLAIVLGILVGVLYMIPYFQYITVIPVAFVCLISSMGGEVTFWTEFSKCLLVYVISQSICDYVLTPKIMGKAMGLNPAIILLSLSVWGTLLGLIGMIIALPLTTLLISYYGEYVIGHDSVTADDCHPPKGK comes from the coding sequence ATGTCGACCTCACGTCCAATTACATTTGACCGGGTGATGCGCTTCCTGTTTGCCGCACTCGTCATTGCGGGTATAATATGGCTCGTAGATATTTTGCGCAATGTTTTGTTGCCTTTCTTTCTGGCATGCCTCATTTCATATATTCTGCAGCCGATTGTCGAATTCTGTATGACCCGGCTGCACATCCGTTGGCGTATTGTGGCGATCTTCTTGACATTGATTGCCGTTGGCGGGATTATATTCGGGCTGGCCTACATGTTTGTTCCGTCAATAGTGAAAGAGATTCATCAGATGGGGACTCTCATAAATGACTATGCTAAACGTGGCGATCCTATACCCTTGCTTCCGAAAAATATCCACGATTATCTTGTCAGCCGATTTGACGACGCTACTATGCAGAGCCTGCTTGAAAATCAGCATTTCGAGACATTGATCACCAAGGGGACATCGTTTATTTCAGCTTCGATAAGTTTTCTGCTCCACACACTTGAGTGGTTTCTGACATTCATCTATGTTATTTTCATTCTCCTTGACTACCGTCAGTTGATGAAGGGCTTCGCCTTGATAATCCCACCTAAATATCGCCCGGTAGCCAATAAAGTTGGTAATGATATAAAGAACAGTATGAACCGCTACTTCCGCGGGCAGGCCGTGTTGGCTCTGTGTGCGGCAGTGTTCTACTGTATAGGTTTTTCGATTGTCGGCATCCCTCTGGCTATTGTGCTGGGTATCCTTGTCGGGGTTCTGTATATGATTCCATATTTTCAGTACATCACTGTTATCCCTGTAGCTTTTGTGTGTCTCATATCCTCGATGGGAGGAGAGGTGACTTTCTGGACTGAATTCAGCAAATGTCTGCTTGTCTATGTCATAAGCCAGAGTATATGTGACTATGTGCTTACTCCTAAGATCATGGGAAAGGCTATGGGGCTTAATCCGGCGATAATATTGCTGTCGTTGTCAGTGTGGGGGACTTTGCTTGGTCTTATAGGAATGATCATAGCCCTTCCGCTTACGACTCTCCTTATATCATATTATGGGGAATATGTCATCGGTCATGACAGTGTGACAGCTGATGATTGTCATCCCCCAAAAGGTAAATAG
- a CDS encoding efflux RND transporter periplasmic adaptor subunit yields MDRELTKAERTKARRKKIIPYIIGIVAVIIIFAVIMISLKASVNRDDLMTTTVDRGTIETTVTGSGSVVPAFEEIINSPISTRIMEVYCKAGDSVDMGTPLLRLDLQSTETELNKLKDQIEMKRYELEQQKVNNSTRVSDLAMQVKVKEMSVNRLEVELRNERYLDSLGSGTGDRVHQAELAYNTGRLELEQMRQQLANEHRVTDAGLNVKNLDINIAEKNLGEMSRTLSDAQIRAPRRATLTFINDQIGQKISEGEKIAIISDLSHFKVDGELADSYGDRIRVGSKAVVRIGRERMPGIVSNVTPLSRNGVISFTVRLDDDANHRLRSGLKTDVYIMCDVMEDVKRIKNGSFYTGPGSYDLYVFNGDNELTRRTVKLGDSNFEFVEIISGLEPGDRVVISDMKRFGNSNTIKVK; encoded by the coding sequence ATGGACAGAGAACTCACTAAAGCAGAACGGACCAAAGCACGGCGCAAAAAAATAATCCCTTATATAATAGGTATAGTCGCGGTGATAATAATCTTCGCGGTAATTATGATTTCGCTTAAGGCGAGCGTCAATCGCGACGACCTTATGACAACGACTGTCGACCGTGGAACAATCGAGACAACAGTCACGGGTTCAGGCAGTGTAGTCCCGGCATTTGAAGAAATCATCAATTCCCCGATCAGTACACGGATAATGGAAGTATATTGCAAGGCCGGCGACAGTGTCGACATGGGTACTCCCCTACTCCGGCTCGACCTACAGAGCACCGAAACAGAACTCAACAAGCTCAAAGACCAGATAGAAATGAAACGCTATGAACTTGAACAGCAGAAAGTCAACAATTCAACCCGTGTCAGCGATCTGGCCATGCAAGTCAAAGTAAAGGAAATGAGCGTCAACCGTCTTGAAGTCGAACTCCGTAACGAACGCTACCTCGACAGCCTCGGCTCAGGGACAGGCGACCGTGTGCATCAGGCCGAACTTGCCTACAACACCGGCCGTCTTGAACTCGAACAGATGCGCCAACAGCTTGCCAACGAACACCGCGTAACTGACGCAGGGCTTAATGTCAAGAATCTCGACATCAACATTGCTGAAAAAAACCTCGGTGAAATGAGCCGTACACTCAGTGATGCCCAGATACGTGCCCCACGCCGTGCGACACTCACATTCATCAACGACCAGATCGGCCAGAAAATCTCCGAAGGTGAAAAAATCGCCATCATTTCCGACCTGAGCCACTTCAAGGTCGACGGCGAACTGGCCGACTCTTACGGCGACCGCATACGTGTCGGTTCTAAAGCTGTTGTCCGCATAGGCCGGGAACGAATGCCGGGAATCGTCAGCAACGTAACGCCGCTCTCCCGCAATGGTGTCATATCGTTCACCGTGCGTCTCGACGATGACGCAAACCATCGGCTACGCTCAGGTCTGAAAACCGACGTATATATAATGTGTGATGTAATGGAAGATGTGAAGCGAATCAAAAACGGCTCTTTCTACACCGGCCCCGGCTCTTATGATCTATACGTCTTCAATGGAGACAATGAGCTGACGCGCCGTACCGTAAAGCTCGGCGACAGCAATTTTGAGTTTGTCGAAATCATCAGCGGACTTGAACCTGGCGACCGCGTGGTCATCAGCGACATGAAACGCTTCGGCAATTCCAACACAATCAAAGTGAAATAA
- a CDS encoding ABC transporter permease — protein MQLKSSLKQLLVESRANPGFTSLYVGGVAFAVAFTMIFAIIYYVHLAPLYPEYNRSSTYYINNLTVRNDKTGAMNQSSVGIPFVREFVEKSKNIEYSTIVFQKQGFIQPPDQSGDFSVNIIDTNPDFFRLYSYEFVVGRPFNEAETESAINNIVVDSSVADRLFGDPEQAIGKEISISYKPYRIVGIVRSGNPVAYMSYANVFRPYTIRTKSDNTSLKGDKCDYLGYYSVPIKFKDSRQAERFREELTEKVRRINAADSTGQRLDIQSAPISHTVRILSQRSNGENLSMTEYLKPLLITLLLLLIIPAINISGMIGGQMDRRLAEIGVRRSFGATRGHLTRQVMFENLILTLFGGIIGFAIAWIIIAFGRNMLLKLIIPAWECIDAPAEISTEMMFAPLVFIAALLLCIMLNLLSAYIPVRLSLRRPIISSLNSKR, from the coding sequence ATGCAGTTAAAATCGTCATTAAAACAGCTTCTGGTCGAATCCCGTGCAAATCCGGGCTTTACATCGCTCTATGTCGGCGGTGTGGCCTTCGCCGTGGCATTTACCATGATATTCGCCATTATCTACTATGTCCACCTCGCCCCGCTCTATCCTGAATATAACCGCTCGTCGACATATTATATCAACAATCTCACCGTCCGCAACGACAAGACAGGTGCGATGAATCAATCATCAGTCGGAATACCGTTTGTACGCGAATTTGTTGAAAAGTCCAAGAATATAGAATATTCGACAATCGTCTTCCAAAAGCAAGGCTTCATCCAGCCTCCCGACCAGAGCGGCGACTTCAGTGTCAATATCATTGACACGAATCCTGATTTTTTTAGACTCTACTCCTATGAGTTCGTCGTCGGACGCCCGTTCAACGAAGCCGAGACCGAATCAGCCATCAATAACATAGTCGTCGACTCCTCGGTTGCCGACCGTCTGTTCGGAGACCCCGAACAGGCCATAGGCAAAGAAATATCAATAAGCTACAAACCCTACAGAATAGTCGGAATAGTGCGTAGCGGCAATCCTGTAGCCTATATGTCATACGCCAACGTATTCCGCCCTTATACAATCCGCACGAAATCAGACAACACTTCATTAAAGGGCGACAAATGCGACTACCTCGGCTACTACTCTGTGCCCATCAAGTTCAAAGACAGCAGACAGGCCGAAAGATTCCGTGAGGAGCTGACCGAAAAAGTCCGGCGTATCAACGCGGCCGATTCCACAGGCCAGCGGCTCGATATACAGAGTGCTCCCATAAGCCATACCGTCCGAATCCTCTCCCAGCGCAGCAACGGCGAGAATCTTTCAATGACTGAATACCTGAAACCGTTGCTTATCACACTCCTCTTGTTGCTAATAATTCCCGCCATCAACATCAGCGGCATGATAGGCGGACAGATGGACCGGCGTCTTGCCGAAATCGGTGTGCGCCGCAGCTTCGGAGCTACACGCGGACACCTCACCCGGCAAGTGATGTTCGAAAACCTTATCCTAACCCTTTTCGGCGGTATTATCGGATTTGCAATCGCATGGATTATAATTGCGTTCGGACGCAATATGCTATTGAAGCTCATCATCCCGGCGTGGGAATGTATCGACGCTCCGGCCGAAATCAGCACTGAGATGATGTTTGCACCGCTCGTCTTCATCGCAGCCTTGCTCCTCTGCATCATGCTCAATCTTCTCTCGGCCTATATCCCGGTACGCCTGTCCCTCCGGCGTCCCATAATATCATCTCTTAACTCAAAACGCTGA
- a CDS encoding FtsX-like permease family protein — MLKLIYKNLLARRGRYCWIFIELCLVALISWTVLDKVVVNTYKKTIPTGYDLDRLVSFQLSQKPHDGESDETENTDIDRRAEIALGHLNRILDRVRSDARVESATFVNDLSPLSGSVNVNSLPSGRENEDGFYFVVQFWPETDFFKTFGITDANTGKIYDETSMSGRDLIISKSVADYLFPGENAVGRFLEENDKKHKPEKLSGIVGVVNDVIYRPDLAITPIVYKTRKTRDIVRNGGITSIQPVIRLKAGVDVSKFIEDFSPVVATEIRSGNIYSHSLQSFKEKNEIMSRDMNNQDFISMSIALFFFVNILLCMVGTFYLQTRKRSEETGVMRTFGASRGFIVREMLGEGFVITTLAWIFGCFLYWLYIKDESLAQLAYSFSDAPSSILRQMTPTWIDDFTIHFSVVSLIIYSIMLTCVLLGIYIPAGKIARINPVDALRDE; from the coding sequence ATGCTTAAACTGATTTATAAAAACCTTCTTGCCCGTCGCGGACGTTACTGCTGGATTTTCATTGAGCTTTGCCTTGTCGCACTCATATCATGGACAGTGCTCGACAAAGTTGTCGTCAACACATACAAGAAGACAATCCCGACAGGCTACGACCTCGACCGCCTCGTGTCATTCCAACTTTCCCAAAAGCCTCACGACGGCGAAAGCGACGAAACCGAAAATACTGACATTGACCGACGTGCGGAAATCGCCCTCGGCCATCTCAACCGCATCCTCGACCGTGTGCGTTCAGACGCGCGTGTCGAATCTGCGACATTTGTCAACGACCTCTCACCCCTGAGCGGGTCAGTCAATGTCAATTCCCTGCCGTCGGGACGTGAAAACGAAGACGGCTTCTATTTTGTCGTACAGTTCTGGCCAGAGACCGATTTCTTCAAGACCTTCGGCATCACTGATGCCAATACAGGTAAAATCTATGACGAGACTTCAATGTCAGGTCGCGATCTGATTATCTCAAAAAGCGTCGCTGACTATCTCTTTCCCGGTGAAAATGCCGTAGGCCGCTTTCTCGAAGAGAATGACAAAAAACACAAGCCGGAAAAACTCAGCGGAATCGTCGGAGTAGTCAACGATGTCATCTATCGCCCGGATCTTGCCATTACACCTATTGTATATAAGACTCGTAAAACACGCGACATTGTCCGCAATGGCGGCATCACATCCATCCAGCCTGTCATCCGTCTCAAAGCCGGAGTCGATGTCAGCAAATTCATCGAGGATTTTTCCCCGGTAGTTGCCACGGAAATCCGTTCAGGCAACATATATTCCCACTCTTTGCAGAGCTTTAAAGAAAAGAATGAAATAATGTCGCGCGACATGAACAATCAGGATTTCATCTCCATGTCAATCGCGTTGTTCTTCTTTGTCAACATTCTTCTCTGCATGGTGGGCACATTCTACCTTCAGACCCGCAAACGTAGCGAGGAGACCGGTGTCATGCGCACCTTCGGAGCCTCACGCGGATTCATCGTGCGCGAAATGCTCGGCGAAGGATTCGTCATCACGACCTTGGCATGGATTTTCGGCTGTTTTCTCTACTGGCTATATATCAAAGACGAAAGTCTTGCGCAACTTGCCTATTCATTCAGCGATGCACCGTCATCCATCCTGAGACAGATGACACCGACATGGATAGATGATTTCACAATTCACTTCTCAGTCGTCTCTCTCATAATCTACTCCATAATGCTCACCTGTGTTCTCCTCGGCATCTATATCCCTGCCGGCAAAATAGCCCGCATAAACCCTGTCGACGCATTGCGCGATGAATAA
- a CDS encoding ABC transporter ATP-binding protein produces the protein MAIIELNSVNKIYRTDEIETLALENVNIAIEKGEFVSVMGPSGCGKSTLLNIVGLLDTPTSGTVSIDGTTLRKMSDNRLAAFRNAKLGFVFQSFHLINSLNVLDNVELPLIYRSMSASERFRRVREVLDRVGLSHRMRHMPSQLSGGQCQRVAIARAIVGNPEIILADEPTGNLDSKMGAEVMDLLHSLNKDDGRTIMMVTHNEEQAKLTDRIIRFFDGRQVM, from the coding sequence ATGGCTATCATCGAACTGAATTCAGTAAACAAAATCTATCGTACCGACGAAATTGAGACTCTCGCACTCGAAAACGTAAACATCGCTATCGAAAAAGGCGAATTTGTCAGCGTAATGGGCCCTTCAGGCTGTGGAAAGTCAACACTGCTCAACATTGTCGGTCTACTCGACACCCCGACCAGCGGAACAGTCAGCATCGACGGAACAACCCTCAGGAAAATGAGCGACAATCGCCTTGCCGCATTCCGCAACGCAAAACTCGGTTTCGTCTTCCAGAGCTTCCACCTCATCAACTCGCTCAATGTTCTCGACAACGTAGAACTCCCGCTTATCTACCGTTCCATGAGCGCATCAGAACGTTTCCGTCGCGTCCGCGAGGTACTTGACCGCGTAGGTCTCAGCCACCGCATGCGCCACATGCCCTCGCAGCTCTCCGGCGGACAATGCCAGCGCGTGGCCATCGCCCGTGCTATTGTCGGAAATCCCGAAATCATCCTTGCCGACGAACCGACCGGTAACCTTGATTCCAAAATGGGAGCTGAGGTCATGGACCTTCTCCACTCGCTCAACAAGGACGACGGACGCACAATCATGATGGTGACCCACAATGAAGAACAAGCCAAACTGACCGATCGCATCATCCGCTTCTTTGACGGCCGTCAGGTTATGTAA